CACACATCTAAGAGGGAGGCAGCAGGAAGCGGCGTGGATGTCCACCTTGACTTGAGTTTACACCCTTTTTATTCTGGCAGGGTGTTAAGTAAAACCCCACAGACCGGGAAgcggtgtggctcaactgatagagcgtccgcctaccacgtgggaggtccagggttcaaacccagggtctcctgacccgtgtggagctggcccaagtatAGTGCtactgtgcgcaaggagtgccgtgcatgcaggggtgtcccccatgtaggggagccccacaggcaaggagagccaccccacatgaagaAAGAAGCGCCGCCCGTCCAGGAGTcgtgctgcacacgtggagagctgacgcaacaaaacaagcgATTGTTTCCCGGTGCCATgtggcaagaatgcaagtggacacggaagaacacacagcgaatagacacagagagcagacaatcggggggaaggggagagaaacaaataaaataaatctttaaaaaacaaaacaaaaccccatgGGCCACACACCGGAATACCAAGTGTCCCTGGACAGTGATGGTCGGGGATTTCTTATTCATGAGTGATGCTTAAGTTAGAAGCTGTGGTGAGAAAAGCTGAGCCCGTACGGCAGGCACGGTTGTTTTGTTAACTTgcaacttacaaaaaaaaaaatactatgcaGAAAGGAATGTAGTTTGGGAGGGGTTgagatggaaaattttatgtttatctATGTTTCCAAAATTAAAAGGGAGAAAGACTAAagaaatgacaattaaatgcaacacaCCATCCCAGACTGGATCAaataatggagggaaaaaaatgcccaaaaggacattattgggaccatcaaaaaaatttgtaatataggctatatgcttttttttttttttaactttttatggttttatttcacaaaaataaaacttgaaaataagcTGTCTACTCATTTTCCTCGCCGCGCAGCCGGGCATTGGGATTGGTGACTCTGACGGCCGGCCGGGCTGCTCCTCCCATGGTGGCTTTGCGGTTCTTGGAAGAAACGCCCAGAGCAGTCTCAGCAAGAAGATTTGCTGCACATCAGCGGCACGTCCCGCTCCCTGACATCGTGGACCAGGAAGGCTCAGGGGCTGCTGGGAGCACGCACTGTGTCTTCTGGTTGCTCCCATGACCAATGCTGGGCGTCGAGATGTGGCCGTGAATCTTCTCTGTGCCCTGCTTCAGTGCCTCTGGGTGTCCGCCAGTTATGCTCGATTTTGACATTCCTGAAAACCGGTGCCCGATGGGCTCCCTGGTCCTCTTTTTGACGATCTTGGGCTTCAGGGGGTCGGAGGGCAGCCGTGATGCCGGTGGGAGAAGGCGTCCTCCTCTGTGGGCAGCGccgaggaagagagagggaaggacagCTGGACTGTGCGCTTTGTCTCAACACTACATTTCCTGAATTGGATTTCTGTACTCAAAGTGGTCACAAAAATGAACGCCCTTGTTTTtagggaatttatttatttatttatttatttattttttataaaaaccatacatcctttttattgttaagtcaTAAAGAggtatcaaaattaaaagcaaaaattacaGGGTAAGACTCAACGTAACTACTAGGAGCATCAAAGGAAGTGAAGATGGAACTAGGCGCAGGGcaatatgaatgaatgaacatgggAAGGGCAAGGATGGGGAGAACAGTGAGCATGTGCTGAAGATACCAGGGGAGAGGATCTCGTGAAAAATTTGATCTTAGACAAGCGCCTAGGTAAAGAAATAATGGGGTAAGATTTCTAAACCCCACTATGTGCTTAAGAGTCATCCTCGCCATTGGCGCTGTCTCTGTcatcctctccttcctctgcctctttttcaTCATCCTTGATCAACTCCAGCTGGTCATCCCCCCGAtcttcattatcatcatcatccagTAGGTCCCCCTCCTCAGCAGAGTCATCTGCACCCCCCTCAGACTCCATCTTCACATTAGTCTCATCTTTCTTCAGGGAgctgctgctctgctcctcttctGACTTACCATTCTTCATCTCTCCTTGCTTGCGCTGctccttttcaattttctccAAGCTTTCCAGAAGAGAATCCACTTTTTGTTTTATCTGGGTCAACTCCTTCTTAATGGCCTGAAGGTCATCTCCTTTCAATTTTCCAGACTTAGAAGAAGATCCCCGCTGTCCACTCTTGGAATTGAAGCCACTTTTGCCCCTTCGTGAGGTGTTTCCTGACACACGCTGGCGTTTTGAGGGCACTACAGCACGAGcaatgggaggaggaggaggaacacGTGCTGGGTAGCTGAACATCCTGTCATAATAATCCCGTTGAAAGTCATAGTCCAAGTCAAAAGAAGAGCTGAGTAGAGGGGACGGAGAAGGGTGTTCTGGTACTGACCCGTACATCTCCGCTGCAGATCGTTTCACACCTGCTTTTCCTCTGTTCACTTTTGGCTCTGCAGCCAAATTAATATCTAAAACCTGGCCAGCAATCATTCTGCCATCTTCTCCTGCCACAGCAGCGCGGGCATTTCTCTCATTAACATACTGAACAAAGGCAAAGCCCTTATGAACAGAGCAGCCCACAATTTTGCCATACTTTGAGAAGATTGCCTCCACCTCAGACTTCTTCACCACAAGAGTATTGAGATTCCCAATGAATACACGGGAGTTCATGGAGCGAGGATCTGTCTTGTTGGTAACATTGCTGGCCATGGTGTTTGATGATAAGCTTTGTCACAAAGCACAAAaccaggaggggggagggagaagagattCGAATCTGAATCTCCTACTCCCAGGTTCCAAACGAAGAAACAAACTGCTACTCGAGGTCGGCAACGCGGCCGCAACCGCTCAGTCTTCATCTCTTTTTAGGGAATTTATATGGAAACATTATGTGTGAAGGAGTGTGATGTATacaatctactctcaaatgtttagaaaataaagtttggTAGCtggatagacacagagaccacGAGATACAGAGAGAGGATGCGGCCAGCACGGCCTGACGTTAAGAGCTGGTCATCGGGCGCAGTGGctggttttatattatttttataactgtcctgtaagtttgaaattatcttgagataaataaatagcttttaaaaatgcaattagtAACCACACAGTAAAAAGGCTTGGAAGAAAGCCCCCGAGGCCAGCAGGCACCGGCCCTGGAGCGGCCCCACCACGGCTGTGCCCCTCCTTCCCGCCACGCTCgctcccgccccgcgcccccctgCCTGGCGCCCGCGCTCTGCCCAGTCTGGACTCGTTCCCATCGCCTCCCGGCCAgaacaggggcggggggggggcgtcTGGGGGGCAGTGCTGGCTCCACGAGGGGTGGGTGACGGCCCAGAGCCAAGCAGGGGAGGCGCGGCTGGCCTCGGGGACCCTCCTCCCGAGGAGCTCCCCCGGCCGTGGAGGGCGGGCGCCTTCctgggcccccaggcccccagcggGCACGCGGCGAGGCCCCGCCACCTCAGCTACGAACGTCGAGGGCCGGGGGCGGCCGCCCCCACCCCATCTGCCCTCTGCCTCCCaccgaggccccgccccgcccccggttTGCTCCCCTGCACCCTTCCCTGCTGGCGCCAGCTCGGCCGCCCGGCGCCTGTCGGGGCCGCCTGGCGCGGGTTCAGCTCTGGAATACCCCCAAGAGCCCAGCGGGGAACAGCGGCTCCGCCGGGACGGCAGGGACGCCCCCAGCCCGGGAAGAACCCGATTTCTCCCCAAAGCGCTTAGGATGCTGGAGGGCAGGAAACCGGGGTCCCAGCGTGGGAGCAGGAGCCTGGCCGCCCCTCGCCCATCCATCGTGGCAGCCACGCAAGTGGCCTCGTGAGCCGGCACCCACCTGGCTGCGTGGACTCCGCCCCCACGgagacaggggaggggtgggacgGAGGGAGGGGTGCAGCTGGAGGGGAAAGGGCCGGTGAGGGGGGCTCAGGAGGctccccaccccggccccccacccccagaaccTTCACAGGTGGGTCCCAGGCAGGCAGAGTCAGGTTTTTCTGACTTTTGCCTCCTGACCTTTGACCTTCTGGCAGTCACCTCAACCAAAGCAGAAAGGCCTGCTCTGGGTCAGGTGTGAGATGGGTTGGTCAGGGCGGGGGTCTGGAGGGCAAAGCCCCGAGGAGACACCTGCCCAGGAGGGCCCCTGTGCATGAGGCTCCAACAGGTGGGGCCGAGGGCACGGAGGCGTGCCCCAAAGAGCTGGGCGCCCACAGCCTTGCGGAAGGCCGGACCCCCGCTCTGctcgggggcagggggcaggggaggcctgcGGGGGGAAGAGGTCAATGGGGCAGGGGGGTTGGCCCATGGTGGGGGGGGAGGCCCACTGGGGGAGGCTCACAGGGTGGGGGGAAGCCCACGGTGGGGGGGGAGGCCCACAGGGGGAGGAGGCCAATGGGGCAGGGGGGTTGGCccatggtgggggggggaggccCACGGGGGGAGGCTCACAGGGTAGGGGGAAGCCCACGGTGGGGGGGAAGGCCCACGGGGGGAGGAGGCCAATGGGGCAGGGGGGTTGGCCCATGGTGGGGGGGGAGGCCCACGGGGGGGGTAGGTCCACAGGGCAGGGGAGGCCCACGGGGGGAGGGCTGGCCCACAGGGTGGGGGTGCAGGCCCATGAGGGGGCTTGGCCCACAGCGAGGAGGCccacagggtggggggaggcccACAGTGGGGAGGCCCACGGGGAGGCCCTCAGGATGCCCAGTCCCAGGTGGAAGCGCagttggggagggggcagggaagaccAGGGGCAGCACGCGGCAAGGACGCTGACAGCCTGGGCCAGGGCGGGCGCTCAGGGCAGTGGCCACAGAGTCCAGGAGAGGCAGGAGAGGGATTCGAGGATGGACAGGAGAAGGGCGGCCGTGGGTGGGAGAAGGGGCCGGCAGGGCAGCGGGCTCGGGTGGGATGGGCAGAACCCGTGGGTGCTGGGTCCGGGAAGGGGCCCCGAGCCCCCCAGGGAGGTGGTGAGGCCAGCAGCAGCCCAGGGCCCGGAGGCCGGGGTAGAGAGACCCCCAAAAGCCCCAGGACCTGAGGGCACTGGGGAGGAAGGGAGCAGTGTTGAAGGGGAGTCTGGGCAGGAagactggggggcagggggtgtcCGCGCAGAGTCGGGGGTCTTCTCCTTTCTGGGCCTGTGGGAGACAGGTGTTCAGGGAAGGACCCTGGGGGCCCCAGGAGGGTGCAGGGAGTCCCGGCCAGGGGCGCAGTAGCCagcggggggggggcagaggaCACGGCCCTGGGAGCGGAGGGGGAGGAATAGAAGGGTTAAGGGCGCACCtggaggggagtggaggggctCCCCCACCggggccccccgcccccacctcttGGCTCCCATCGGGCCGAGTCCCCATCTGCGGCGCGTCCAGCGAACGGTGTCGCCGGAAAAGCAGCGCGGAGGCCCCGGGAGGCGGACCCGGCCTGGGCAGGGGGCTGCGGCTCCCGTCCCCACCCCGCTCGCGCCCCTAGCCCTGCCGGGGGGGTCTGCGCGTGAGGGCCCCGTGGGGCGGGGCCTGCAGGGCGCGTTGCGGGAGCAGGAGGAACCGCGGGGGCGCGGCGCGGCGCGCGGGGGTCGGCGGTCCGGCTGCGGGGCGCGGCCCCGGGCGCCCGCGTGGCTCCCCGCCGCGTCTCTGCAGGAAGGAGGCGCCGCGGGGACCCTCGGCGGCCGCTCCCCCCGATCCCGCGGGGCCGCTCCCGCCCCCTGCGCTGCCCCCGCCACCCCCGCCGCGCAGCGTCGCCGCCGGGAAGTTCGCGCGCGCCTGGCGAGCGGGGAGCCGGAGCCCGCCCGACCCCGAGCCGGCAGCGCGGCGGAGACGAGCGGCGGGAGGACGGCGCGGGCCGCGGGCCCCGGGGGAGCCCCGAGGGAGCGCCAGCCCGAGCGGCGCCGCGCGGTGAGCTCCCGggccggggggcgcggggggcctCCCGGGCAGGGGCGGCGGCGCCCGCGGGGCCAGGGGCTCGCCGGCGGCGCGCGCCTCCTGGGTCTTGGGGACCCCGCCGTCCGTGGCCCCGTCGCACACCTGCGCTTCTCACCTCCGGGGCGAGCCCGCCGAGCTCGGACGCCACCCGGCCCCGCACCGTCGCCAGGTCAGGGCGTCTCAGCCCCTTCCCCTCGACCCCCGTCCCTGGCACCGCCCCCCACACCCCGCCTGGCGCCACATCGGGGCCCACTCCGTGCGCGTCCCTCCCACGGGGCGCCCCACGCGCGCCGAGGACCGCAGTTCAcccccggcccggcccctccCCAGGCCGCCCCGCGCTCCCCGGAGAATCCCCGCTCCCCGCGTTCCCGGGTGGGTGAGGGGTGCCCCGCCGCGCCGGCTCCTCCCCCGCGGCCCCACATGTGACTTTGACCCGCGGCGAGGACGGGTCATTGCCCTCCGCGCCGACCTCTCCCGCGCCCCCTCCGCCTCGCGGCCGCCCCGAACCAACTGACCCTGGCTCCGCGGCGCCCGCCTTCTCCCAGCACTGGCCGGGGCTGCTTTCCCCTCtcgggggggggaaggagggagggcagCACGCCCGCGTCCTGGCCCTCACCCAGCCCCCCCCCCGGGGGGAGGGAGGACACAGGCCTCGGGCTCTGGGCACAGCTGTGGCCCGGTCCGGCCTCGGGGGCGCTGACCTCCAGCACGACAACAGCCCCTCCCACCGTGCCGTCCTCCCTCGGCTGACGGGCCGCAGTGGTGCCCCGGggtccccaccccactcccagtgGAAATTAGGGGGGTGCCCACCCAGCCAAATGGACCGGCAGCCCCTAGTCGTGCCCACCCGGGAGCCAGCGCGGCTGTCCCTGCCCGGCCCAGCGCCCACCTcgccaggcccagctggcacttgtGCCCCCCCGGCCCGCGGGAGCAGGGTCAGGTTCTGGGCCCCCACGCGGGCGCCTGGGAAGGTAATAAGGCGGAAACGGCGAGCGCCGGGGACCTGGCCAATGGGAGCCCCGGCCGCGCCGCCGCACCTGGCGGCCGCCTTGGTCCGCGGCTTCAAACCACTTATTCCTTCGACAAATATTTATCAGGCTGAGGGATGCGGGGccgggccccgggccccgggccTTCCGCGCTGTCCCCAGCGTGGGGTTGGGGGTGGCCGGGGAGGCAGCCGACAGCCCTTCCCCGCAGGTGGCAGAGCCTGCGCCCTGcgtccccgccgccgccgccgccatggGGAGGCAGGACCCCGGCGCGCAGGTAGCAGCCTGAGCCCCCCCGGGGCCTGCTGGGGTCGCCGCCTGTCAGGACCCTCCCAGCCTTGGGGAGCTGAGCGGCCCCTGGGGCGGGGCTTGACCCCCATGGggctccacccccagcccagagAAGGGTCCAGAAACCCGCCCACCTCTGGCCTTGCCCGAGTCCTCATCGCCGGACTCTTGTGTGGCCAGCAGTCCTGAcacccccgcccgcccgccctgaCTCCTGGGGTGCCCAGCCTCtgtctgtgtgtgggggggtgggagccCCCGGCTGCAGTGGAGAGcagcccctcccccctgccctagactgacccacccctgccctgctggaAGGCagcccccccgcctccccccaccctgcacccCACGCTCCATTAGGCTCCCCTAAGCACCTGGGGAGCTGGCGCACCAGGTGGGCGTCAAAACCGCACCCATTTCTCCAagggggagactgaggcagaCTCCACACCCTTCCCCCCTGCAGAGCCTCCGGATGGGaagggcccccggcccccctGCACATCTGCTGCCTGCCGCCCCCTAGGCTCAGAACCTGCAGCCGCTGGGGGTTCCCCTGCACCCTAAGCctgccggcccccccccccccgggacaTGGTCCGAAGGGGGCATGAAGCTCAGGGTGCTTGGGGACAGCAGCAGGTGGGGCTGTTTGACCAGAATCAGGAGGGGCCCTGGGGACCCCTgggctgcccctccccctgcttcTCAGCCTGGGGGTGCCCTCGGCCTTAGGGGGCCTtcctccccagccctgggcccAGACAGCCAGACCCCCCCACTTCTGGTCCAGCCACCACTCGGCCCTGCCCGAGCCGTGGCCCAGTGGCCGGCAGAGTCCAGATGCCCGGCCAGGATCCCTCAGCTCTGACCCCGCCTGATGGCATCTCGAGGGTTCTGCCAGGGCCCAGGGGTGCTGCACCCACGGGCTGAGCCCGACTCCACCGGCGGAGGCTGAGATTCCCCTGTCTCTTCCCGACCCGCTCTCCAGCCCCCCGGAGACCCCACCttcagccccagcccctgccccctgcctttCTCCCTGGGTCCACCTGTCCTCCTGCCCACCTGTCCGTCCATTCAATGCCAGGGGCCAGGCTGCCCAGGAAAAGGCCCATCCGCAGCCCTGGAGGGGCTCCCAGCAGTCCCCAGCCGCAGGGAGCCCCCCGACCTCCCCTGCCGAGGGGGCTGCCAGGCCACCCCGGGGAACAGGCCCAGGCAGCACGGCCCTGCCCCCCCAGGCGCCACGAGGCCAGGGGTCCCGCGCCTGCTCCCGGCAGCTGGCGCTGCCAGCCTCAGAGGAATGCGGGCCGGCGGCTGGCACGCGGCTGGGGCGCTGGGAACCCCCAGGCCTGGGAGAGGGAACCTTTGCACAGGAGAGGCCCGCCTGGGCAGGTGATGCGAAGGCCCCTGGGTGAGGCTGGGTGCCAGCCTGGGGCACCCCGCTAGCTTGGAGCCGGGGCCCAGGAGGTGGGCAGGTCCTGGCACGCTGCCCATGCCCGGCCCGGGCCCAGCGCAGCCTGGCAAGCTGGGACTTCCCCGGGGGAAGGAGTGACGGGGAGAGGGTGGGCTGCTGGGGCGCCCCCACCCAGAGCTCTTGGCGAGGAGACAGGAGGGGCCCCCAGAGGTCTGGCAGGGCTTTGAGGGGAGACCTGGCAGCCTCACGGCTTCAGGCAAGACCTCTTGCCACTGGGGACTGGACGAACCCTCCACCCCGGCCAGGAGCGGCTCACACGGGCGTCTCCTTGCCCCCAGCCCCCTTGTCACCAGCAGGCCCCGGGCCCAGGGGTGGCTTGAAGGAGCAGGACCCCGCAGCCACGGGGAGCCCCGGACTCCTCCCGCCCCTGCTGCTCCGGCTCCCGGCATCTCCAGAGGAGTGGGGTGCAGGCACCCCTGGCCCCCAACCTGCGGCCCCAGCCAAATGTGGGGGTGCCTGCCCTGAAGCATGCCCCCCACCCAGCCTGGCCGCCCgcccctgctgctgctgctgctgctgctgctcaccTGCCAGGTGAGGGCTCCGGCCGACCTCCCACGGGGCAGGGCTGCCGCACCGCCTGCCCTGCCAGCTGACGCGCCTCCGTCCTGTCTGCCTGTCCCTCTGGCTGCACCCACCTGTCCCCCAGCCGCAGGCCCCCTCCGCGCAGGTGATGGACTTCCTGTTCGAGAAGTGGAAGCTGTACGGCGACCAGTGTCACTACAACCTGAGCCTGCTGCCGCCCCCCGCCGGTGAGCCCCCAGCCCCCCCGGGGGGCTTCCTGGGGGCCTGTGCAGCCTGCGCAGTGACCCCTCCCCGTCACAGAGGCGGGCCGTGCCTCGGGCTGATCGCCAGGGTCTGAAGGGCAGCCGCCTCTGCCCTCGCGGGGTGCCCCACCCAGGGGCGCTGTGTGGGGAGCCCACAAGGCTGTCACGCCGAGGGTCCAGCCAGGTGGGGTGCCACACCAGGTGGGTGCTGAAGGCCCCAGGGGAGCccggggtgggaggtggggcctgggcagaggggggcaggggcaggaagggagggggctgcGGGTGGACTTGGGGGGCACGTGGAGGGAGAGCCGTGAGGTCTCCGAGGGCAGGCCCAGGGCCCCGCTCACGGGCGGTGGGTGGTCAgccgggggcggggagaggggagcaggGCCGGGCCCCACTGAGGAGGCGCCCcgtccccctccccgccccagcagAGCTCGTGTGCAACCGCACCTTCGACAGGTACTCCTGCTGGCCAGACACGCCCCCCAACACCACCGCCCGCGTCTCCTGCCCCTGGTACCTGCCCTGGCACCACAAAGGTACCTCCTGAGCTGGAGGGGGGCTGGCCCGGGCCCCGGGCCGGCGGGACTGACCCACGCCCTGCCCCGCAGTGCAGCACCGCCACGTCTTCAAGAGGTGCGGGCCTGACGGGCGGTGGGTGCGGGGGCCCCAGGGACAGCCGTGGCGCAACGCCTCCCAGTGCCAGGTGGACGCGGGGGAGCTCAAGGTCCAGGTGAGCCCACGGCGGGCGCGGGGCCAGGGCGGGCGCGGGCAGCCTGGCGGGCGTGGGGCAGGCGGGGCGGCCTGGCGGGCCCTGATGGCCGCCCGCTTCGCAGAGGGAGGCGGCGCAGATGTACCGCAGCTTCCAGGCCACGTACACAGTAGGCTACTGCCTGTCGCTGGGCGCGCTGCTGCTGGCGCTGGCTGTCCTGCTGGGCCTCAGGTGAGCCCCTGCACGGTGGCCCTGGGGTGCGGGGGCCCCGCGCCGCGCTGAGCCGCTCTCCCCGCAGCCAACTGCACTGCACCCGCACCTACATCCACATGCACCTGTTCGCGTCCTTCGCACTCAGGGCCAGCTCCGTGCTGGCCGTCGACGCGCTGCTCAAGACACGCTACAGCGAGAAGCTAGGCGACGACCTCAGCGTGAGCGTCTGGCTCAGCGACGGGGTGAGGCCCGCCCGCCCTGCCCGCCCCGAGGCCCCCCCCCgatccgccccccctcccccccgcccgccggcccCTGGTCACGCTGCGCCCCGCGCCAGGCGGCGGCGGGCTGTCGCGTGGCGGCGGTGCTCATGCAGTACGGCGTCGTGGCCAACTACAGCTGGCTGCTGGTGGAGGGCCTGCACCTGCATCGCCTGCTCGGCTGCTCCGCCTTCCCCGGGCGCAGCTGCTTCGCCCTCTACCTGGGCATCGGCTGGGGTGagtggggggccgggggcggggcgggctggCCGGGGGCCGTGGGACCAGCCCCTCCCTCGCCCCCAGGCGCCCCGGTGCTCTTCGTCGTCCCCTGGGCAGTGCTCAAGTGTCTGTTCGAGAACGTCCAGTGAGTACCCGCCGGCCGCCGGGGCCCAGGGAGCGGGCGCGTCCCGTGGGGAGGGGCCTGCGCAGCGCGGGGCACGGGATGGCCGCGATGGCGGCGCGAGCGGCCGGGGTGCGCCGGGAGGCTCACAGCCTCCCCCTTCCTTTCCCGAGGCACTAACCGTATCCCCCACATCAGCGTGGGCGGTGGGAGGGCTGGAAGGTGCCTGCCCCAGCTGCCAGGATGAGTGAGGACCCCGGGGTGGTCGTGGGGGACCCAGGATGAGCCCTGACCTCGGGGTGGTCTGGGGGATCCGGGATGAGGAAGGACCCCGGGGTGGTCGTGGGGGACCCAGGATGAGCGATGACTCCCAGGCGGTCATGGGGACCCAGGATGAACGAAGACCCCAGGGCGGTCGTGGGGGGTGCCCAGGATGAGCGAGGCCCCCGGGGCGGTCTGGGGGCGCCTGCCCGGGGCCCAGCCCGCCTGTCCCGCAGGTGCTGGACCAGCAACGACCACATGGGCTTCTGGTGGGTCCCGCGAGTGCCCGTCTTCCTGGCCGTTCTGGTGAGGGACGCGGCTCCCGCGGGcgcgtgggggggcgggggctgggggcacCGGCGGTTGTCGCCTCCCCGGATGGCCCCGGGCAGCCGGGTGCCCGAGCCGCGGTGCAGCCGAGGAGACAGCGCCGTCCCCGGGGGCGGCGGGAGGCAGGCGAGGGCCCGGAGCCGCTCTGAGCTGCGCGCCCTGCAGATCAACTTCGTCATCTTCGTCCGCGTCCTCCGCGTCCTGGTGGCCAAGCTCCGAGCGCGGCAGATGCGCCGCAGCGACTACAAGTTCCGGTGCGCGGGtggcggggcgggcgggcggaCCCCAGCGCCCCCGGGGCAAGGCCGGGCGCTGCGCGGGGAGGCTCAGGCTGCGCCCCCCCCAGGCTGGCCAAGTCCACGCTGACGCTCATCCCCCTGCTGGGCGTGCACGAGGTGGTCTTCGCCTTCGTGACCGACGAGCACGCGCAGGGCACGCTGCGCTCCGCCAAGCTCTTCTTCGACCTGTTCCTCAGCTCCTTCCAGGTGCGCGCCGCCCCCTGGGCCCCCTGCTGTCCCCCGGCCCCCTGCTGCCCCCCTGGGCCCCGTGCCGCCCCCAGGCCCCACGCCCCCCCCAGGACCCTCTGCCGCCCTCCCCAGGTCCCCTGCCGTCCCCcggccccctgccgcccccctgGGCCCCGTGCCGCCCCCGGGCCCTGCGCCCCCCCTGGGACCCCCTGCCGTCCCCCCAGGTCCCGCGCCGCCCCCCCGGGTCCCCCGCCGCCCCCCGAGGTCCCCTGCCGCCCCCAGGCCCCGCGCCGGgccccctgccaccccccccgGGCCCCGAGCCACCCCCCCAGGTCCCGCGCTGCCCCCTGgggccccctgcctcccccccggGTCCCGCGCCGCCCCCCCCGGGTCCCCTGCCGCCCCCCTGGGCCCCGTGCCACCCCTGGGCCCCATGCCGCCCCCCTGGGTCCCCTGCCGCCCCCCCGGTCCTGTGCCAACCCTGCGGCGGGGGGCGCCGGCCTGAcaaccccctctcccccagggcctgctggtggCCGTTCTCTACTGCTTCCTCAACAAGGAGGTAGGGGGTCCCAGTCCTGCTCTCTCCGGCCTGCCCTGGAGGAGGACCTGTTGCCTTTGTGCTGGGTGGGGCATCCCAAGATGggctcggggcggggggggggcccGGCTGTGCCGAGGAGGCACTGCACTGCAGCCCGGGGGCTCCGCCGACTTCCGTGGCTCCAGGCCTGTGGGGGGAGACGCAGTACAGAGAAGG
This genomic stretch from Dasypus novemcinctus isolate mDasNov1 chromosome 21, mDasNov1.1.hap2, whole genome shotgun sequence harbors:
- the GCGR gene encoding glucagon receptor isoform X3: MPPTQPGRPPLLLLLLLLLTCQVMDFLFEKWKLYGDQCHYNLSLLPPPAAELVCNRTFDRYSCWPDTPPNTTARVSCPWYLPWHHKVQHRHVFKRCGPDGRWVRGPQGQPWRNASQCQVDAGELKVQREAAQMYRSFQATYTVGYCLSLGALLLALAVLLGLSQLHCTRTYIHMHLFASFALRASSVLAVDALLKTRYSEKLGDDLSVSVWLSDGLAAGGGPAPASPARLLRLPRAQLLRPLPGHRLGRPGALRRPLGSAQVSVRERPVLDQQRPHGLLVGPASARLPGRSDQLRHLRPRPPRPGGQAPSAADAPQRLQVPAGQVHADAHPPAGRARGGLRLRDRRARAGHAALRQALLRPVPQLLPGPAGGRSLLLPQQGGAVGVAAALVPLAPRQGAAGGACPQQPPGLGLAPQRRPQREAAAQEGRQRQQPRGRPGPLRGDTLGRQPPRAGREPLLKPPAGSPAGAALGHPGGHRGTVQDRTPQRGGRSWWALWGLLDPPHTAPALVA
- the GCGR gene encoding glucagon receptor isoform X6 encodes the protein MPPTQPGRPPLLLLLLLLLTCQPQAPSAQVMDFLFEKWKLYGDQCHYNLSLLPPPAAELVCNRTFDRYSCWPDTPPNTTARVSCPWYLPWHHKVQHRHVFKRCGPDGRWVRGPQGQPWRNASQCQVDAGELKVQREAAQMYRSFQATYTVGYCLSLGALLLALAVLLGLRASSVLAVDALLKTRYSEKLGDDLSVSVWLSDGLAAGGGPAPASPARLLRLPRAQLLRPLPGHRLGRPGALRRPLGSAQVSVRERPVLDQQRPHGLLVGPASARLPGRSDQLRHLRPRPPRPGGQAPSAADAPQRLQVPAGQVHADAHPPAGRARGGLRLRDRRARAGHAALRQALLRPVPQLLPGPAGGRSLLLPQQGGAVGVAAALVPLAPRQGAAGGACPQQPPGLGLAPQRRPQREAAAQEGRQRQQPRGRPGPLRGDTLGRQPPRAGREPLLKPPAGSPAGAALGHPGGHRGTVQDRTPQRGGRSWWALWGLLDPPHTAPALVA
- the GCGR gene encoding glucagon receptor isoform X2: MPPTQPGRPPLLLLLLLLLTCQPQAPSAQVMDFLFEKWKLYGDQCHYNLSLLPPPAELVCNRTFDRYSCWPDTPPNTTARVSCPWYLPWHHKVQHRHVFKRCGPDGRWVRGPQGQPWRNASQCQVDAGELKVQREAAQMYRSFQATYTVGYCLSLGALLLALAVLLGLSQLHCTRTYIHMHLFASFALRASSVLAVDALLKTRYSEKLGDDLSVSVWLSDGLAAGGGPAPASPARLLRLPRAQLLRPLPGHRLGRPGALRRPLGSAQVSVRERPVLDQQRPHGLLVGPASARLPGRSDQLRHLRPRPPRPGGQAPSAADAPQRLQVPAGQVHADAHPPAGRARGGLRLRDRRARAGHAALRQALLRPVPQLLPGPAGGRSLLLPQQGGAVGVAAALVPLAPRQGAAGGACPQQPPGLGLAPQRRPQREAAAQEGRQRQQPRGRPGPLRGDTLGRQPPRAGREPLLKPPAGSPAGAALGHPGGHRGTVQDRTPQRGGRSWWALWGLLDPPHTAPALVA
- the GCGR gene encoding glucagon receptor isoform X1 → MPPTQPGRPPLLLLLLLLLTCQPQAPSAQVMDFLFEKWKLYGDQCHYNLSLLPPPAAELVCNRTFDRYSCWPDTPPNTTARVSCPWYLPWHHKVQHRHVFKRCGPDGRWVRGPQGQPWRNASQCQVDAGELKVQREAAQMYRSFQATYTVGYCLSLGALLLALAVLLGLSQLHCTRTYIHMHLFASFALRASSVLAVDALLKTRYSEKLGDDLSVSVWLSDGLAAGGGPAPASPARLLRLPRAQLLRPLPGHRLGRPGALRRPLGSAQVSVRERPVLDQQRPHGLLVGPASARLPGRSDQLRHLRPRPPRPGGQAPSAADAPQRLQVPAGQVHADAHPPAGRARGGLRLRDRRARAGHAALRQALLRPVPQLLPGPAGGRSLLLPQQGGAVGVAAALVPLAPRQGAAGGACPQQPPGLGLAPQRRPQREAAAQEGRQRQQPRGRPGPLRGDTLGRQPPRAGREPLLKPPAGSPAGAALGHPGGHRGTVQDRTPQRGGRSWWALWGLLDPPHTAPALVA
- the GCGR gene encoding glucagon receptor isoform X10 — encoded protein: MPPTQPGRPPLLLLLLLLLTCQPQAPSAQVMDFLFEKWKLYGDQCHYNLSLLPPPAAELVCNRTFDRYSCWPDTPPNTTARVSCPWYLPWHHKVQHRHVFKRCGPDGRWVRGPQGQPWRNASQCQVDAGELKVQREAAQMYRSFQATYTVGYCLSLGALLLALAVLLGLSQLHCTRTYIHMHLFASFALRASSVLAVDALLKTRYSEKLGDDLSVSVWLSDGLAAGGGPAPASPARLLRLPRAQLLRPLPGHRLGCWTSNDHMGFWWVPRVPVFLAVLINFVIFVRVLRVLVAKLRARQMRRSDYKFRLAKSTLTLIPLLGVHEVVFAFVTDEHAQGTLRSAKLFFDLFLSSFQGLLVAVLYCFLNKEVQSELLRRWSHWRLGKGLREERVHSSPLASAWPPSGAPSEKLLLRRGGSGSSHGVGQDPSAVTPLAGSLPGLAESPF